One genomic region from Cellulomonas fengjieae encodes:
- a CDS encoding MarR family winged helix-turn-helix transcriptional regulator produces the protein MTDTRWLSPEQLAAWKKLIAVVELLPGALESQLQRDSDLSHFEYFTLAMLSEAPDRTLRMTALAARTNATLARLSHVVSRLETRGLVRREPCPQDRRATNAVLTPAGWDAVVAAAPGHVATVRQTVIDPLTPADVADLDRVMACILEALDPSHVMVEAPTTDD, from the coding sequence ATGACGGACACGCGCTGGCTGAGCCCCGAGCAGCTGGCTGCCTGGAAGAAGCTCATCGCCGTGGTCGAGCTGCTGCCCGGCGCCCTGGAGTCCCAGCTCCAGCGCGACTCGGACCTGAGCCACTTCGAGTACTTCACGCTCGCCATGCTCTCCGAGGCGCCGGACCGCACGCTGCGGATGACCGCGCTCGCGGCCCGCACCAACGCCACCCTGGCACGCCTCTCCCACGTGGTCTCGCGGCTGGAGACGCGCGGTCTCGTCCGGCGGGAACCGTGCCCGCAGGACCGGCGCGCGACGAACGCGGTCCTCACGCCGGCCGGGTGGGACGCCGTCGTCGCCGCCGCACCCGGGCACGTGGCGACCGTCCGCCAGACCGTGATCGATCCGCTGACCCCCGCGGACGTGGCCGACCTGGACCGCGTCATGGCCTGCATCCTCGAGGCCCTGGACCCGTCGCACGTCATGGTCGAGGCTCCGACGACCGATGACTGA
- a CDS encoding NADPH-dependent F420 reductase, translating to MSTVTIVGAGNMGGAIAWRVIAGGNEAQVLTRQPLKVAIPGATHGRVGDPITGDIVVLALPYGAVAEVLARYEGQLDGKVLVDLTNPLDFSTFDSLVVPVGSSAAEVIAQAVPGASVLKAFNTNFAATLTSGAVGQEDTTVLVAGDDADAKAALTSVVEAGGLRAVDAGSLKRAHELEALGFLQLTLAAAGKTSWTGGFGLTA from the coding sequence ATGAGCACGGTGACGATCGTCGGCGCAGGGAACATGGGCGGGGCCATCGCCTGGCGCGTCATCGCCGGCGGCAACGAGGCCCAGGTGCTCACGCGCCAGCCGCTCAAGGTCGCCATCCCCGGGGCGACGCACGGCCGGGTGGGGGACCCGATCACCGGCGACATCGTGGTGCTCGCGCTGCCGTACGGGGCCGTGGCCGAGGTGCTCGCCCGGTACGAGGGCCAGCTGGACGGCAAGGTGCTGGTCGACCTGACCAACCCGCTGGACTTCTCGACCTTCGACTCGCTCGTCGTGCCGGTCGGCAGCTCCGCCGCCGAGGTCATCGCGCAGGCCGTGCCGGGTGCGTCCGTGCTCAAGGCGTTCAACACGAACTTCGCCGCAACCCTGACCAGCGGCGCCGTGGGCCAGGAGGACACCACCGTGCTCGTCGCGGGCGACGACGCGGACGCCAAGGCGGCGCTCACGTCGGTGGTCGAGGCCGGCGGGCTGCGTGCGGTGGACGCCGGGTCGCTCAAGCGCGCGCACGAGCTCGAGGCGCTCGGTTTCCTGCAGCTCACGCTCGCGGCGGCCGGGAAGACGTCGTGGACCGGCGGATTCGGGCTGACGGCATGA